One region of Rattus norvegicus strain BN/NHsdMcwi chromosome 13, GRCr8, whole genome shotgun sequence genomic DNA includes:
- the Rbbp5 gene encoding retinoblastoma-binding protein 5, translated as MNLELLESFGQNYPEEADGTLDCISMALTCTFNRWGTLLAVGCNDGRIVIWDFLTRGIAKIISAHIHPVCSLCWSRDGHKLVSASTDNIVSQWDVLSGDCDQRFRFPSPILKVQYHPRDQNKVLVCPMKSAPVMLTLSDSKHVVLPVDDDSDLNVVASFDRRGEYIYTGNAKGKILVLKTDSQDLVASFRVTTGTSNTTAIKSIEFARKGSCFLINTADRIIRVYDGREILTCGRDGEPEPMQKLQDLVNRTPWKKCCFSGDGEYIVAGSARQHALYIWEKSIGNLVKILHGTRGELLLDVAWHPVRPIIASISSGVVSIWAQNQVENWSAFAPDFKELDENVEYEERESEFDIEDEDKSEPEQTGADAAEDEEVDVTSVDPIAAFCSSDEELEDSKALLYLPIAPEVEDPEENPYGPPPDAVPTSLMDEGASSEKKRQSSADGSQPPKKKPKTTNIELQGVPNDEVHPLLGVKGDGKSKKKQAGRPKGSKGKEKDSPFKPKLYKGDRGLPLEGSTKGKVQAGLSQPLAAGGAISELL; from the exons ATGAACCTCGAGTTGCTGG AGTCCTTTGGACAGAACTATCCAGAG GAAGCTGATGGAACTTTGGATTGCATCAGCATGGCCCTGACTTGCACCTTTAACAGGTGGGGCACACTGCTTGCTGTTGGCTGTAACGATGGCCGAATTGTTATTTGGGATTTCTTGACAAGAGGCATTGCTAAAATAATTAGTGCACACATCCATCCAGTCTGTTCTTTGTG TTGGAGTCGAGATGGTCATAAGCTCGTGAGTGCTTCTACAGATAACATAGTGTCACAGTGGGATGTTCTTTCTGGAGATTGCGACCAGAGGTTTCGATTCCCTTCACCCATCTTAAAAGTCCAATATCATCCTCGAGATCA gaacaaGGTTCTCGTGTGTCCCATGAAATCTGCTCCTGTCATGTTGACCCTTTCAGATTCCAAACATGTTGTTCTGCCGGTAGACGATGACTCGGATTTGAACGTGGTGGCATCTTTTGATAGGCGAGGGGAATATATTTATACAGGAAATGCAAAAGGCAAG ATCTTGGTCCTAAAAACAGACTCTCAGGATCTTGTTGCTTCCTTCAGAGTAACAACGGGAACAAGCAATACCACAGCCATTAAGTCTATTGAGTTTGCCCGAAAGGGGAG ttgcttcctgatTAACACAGCAGATCGAATAATCAGAGTTTATGACGGCAGAGAGATTTTAACGTGTGGACGGGACGGAGAGCCTGAGCCTATGCAGAAACTGCAGGACTTGGTGAACAG GACTCCATGGAAAAAATGTTGCTTCTCTGGGGATGGGGAGTACATAGTGGCAGGCTCAGCGAGGCAGCATGCGCTGTATATCTGGGAAAAGAGCATTGGCAATCTGGTGAAGATCTTGCATGGGACCAGAGGGGAGCTCCTGCTGGACGTGGCT TGGCATCCAGTTCGACCCATCATAGCTTCTATTTCTAGTGGAGTGGTGTCCATTTGGGCCCAAAATCAAGTA GAAAATTGGAGTGCATTTGCACCAGATTTCAAAGAGttggatgaaaatgtagaatatgaGGAAAGAGAATCAGAATTTGATATTGAGGACGAAGATAAGAGTGAGCCTGAGCAAACAG GGGCTGATGCTGCTGAAGATGAGGAAGTGGATGTCACCAGTGTGGATCCCATTGCTGCCTTCTGTAGCAG TGATGAAGAGCTGGAAGATTCAAAGGCTCTATTGTATTTACCCATTGCCCCTGAGGTAGAAGACCCTGAAGAGAATCCGTATGGCCCCCCACCGGATGCAGTCCCAACCTCCTTGATGGATGAAGGGGCTAGCTCAGAGAAGAAGAGGCAGTCTTCAGCAGACGGGTCCCAGCCTCCAAAGAAGAAACCTAAAACGACCAATATAGAGCTCCAAGGAGTGCCGAATGACG AAGTCCATCCACTGCTGGGTGTGAAGGGGGATGGCAAATccaagaagaagcaagcaggCCGGCCTAAAGGATCAAAAGGTAAAGAGAAAGATTCTCCATTTAAACCGAAACTCTACAAAGGGGACAGAGGTTTACCTCTGGAAGGATCAACGAAGGGTAAAGTGCAGGCGGGACTCAGCCAGCCCTTGGCAG CAGGAGGAGCAATCTCAGAACTGCTATGA
- the Rbbp5 gene encoding retinoblastoma-binding protein 5 isoform X1, giving the protein MNLELLESFGQNYPEEADGTLDCISMALTCTFNRWGTLLAVGCNDGRIVIWDFLTRGIAKIISAHIHPVCSLCWSRDGHKLVSASTDNIVSQWDVLSGDCDQRFRFPSPILKVQYHPRDQNKVLVCPMKSAPVMLTLSDSKHVVLPVDDDSDLNVVASFDRRGEYIYTGNAKGKILVLKTDSQDLVASFRVTTGTSNTTAIKSIEFARKGSCFLINTADRIIRVYDGREILTCGRDGEPEPMQKLQDLVNRTPWKKCCFSGDGEYIVAGSARQHALYIWEKSIGNLVKILHGTRGELLLDVAWHPVRPIIASISSGVVSIWAQNQVENWSAFAPDFKELDENVEYEERESEFDIEDEDKSEPEQTGADAAEDEEVDVTSVDPIAAFCSSDEELEDSKALLYLPIAPEVEDPEENPYGPPPDAVPTSLMDEGASSEKKRQSSADGSQPPKKKPKTTNIELQGVPNDEVHPLLGVKGDGKSKKKQAGRPKGSKAGGAISELL; this is encoded by the exons ATGAACCTCGAGTTGCTGG AGTCCTTTGGACAGAACTATCCAGAG GAAGCTGATGGAACTTTGGATTGCATCAGCATGGCCCTGACTTGCACCTTTAACAGGTGGGGCACACTGCTTGCTGTTGGCTGTAACGATGGCCGAATTGTTATTTGGGATTTCTTGACAAGAGGCATTGCTAAAATAATTAGTGCACACATCCATCCAGTCTGTTCTTTGTG TTGGAGTCGAGATGGTCATAAGCTCGTGAGTGCTTCTACAGATAACATAGTGTCACAGTGGGATGTTCTTTCTGGAGATTGCGACCAGAGGTTTCGATTCCCTTCACCCATCTTAAAAGTCCAATATCATCCTCGAGATCA gaacaaGGTTCTCGTGTGTCCCATGAAATCTGCTCCTGTCATGTTGACCCTTTCAGATTCCAAACATGTTGTTCTGCCGGTAGACGATGACTCGGATTTGAACGTGGTGGCATCTTTTGATAGGCGAGGGGAATATATTTATACAGGAAATGCAAAAGGCAAG ATCTTGGTCCTAAAAACAGACTCTCAGGATCTTGTTGCTTCCTTCAGAGTAACAACGGGAACAAGCAATACCACAGCCATTAAGTCTATTGAGTTTGCCCGAAAGGGGAG ttgcttcctgatTAACACAGCAGATCGAATAATCAGAGTTTATGACGGCAGAGAGATTTTAACGTGTGGACGGGACGGAGAGCCTGAGCCTATGCAGAAACTGCAGGACTTGGTGAACAG GACTCCATGGAAAAAATGTTGCTTCTCTGGGGATGGGGAGTACATAGTGGCAGGCTCAGCGAGGCAGCATGCGCTGTATATCTGGGAAAAGAGCATTGGCAATCTGGTGAAGATCTTGCATGGGACCAGAGGGGAGCTCCTGCTGGACGTGGCT TGGCATCCAGTTCGACCCATCATAGCTTCTATTTCTAGTGGAGTGGTGTCCATTTGGGCCCAAAATCAAGTA GAAAATTGGAGTGCATTTGCACCAGATTTCAAAGAGttggatgaaaatgtagaatatgaGGAAAGAGAATCAGAATTTGATATTGAGGACGAAGATAAGAGTGAGCCTGAGCAAACAG GGGCTGATGCTGCTGAAGATGAGGAAGTGGATGTCACCAGTGTGGATCCCATTGCTGCCTTCTGTAGCAG TGATGAAGAGCTGGAAGATTCAAAGGCTCTATTGTATTTACCCATTGCCCCTGAGGTAGAAGACCCTGAAGAGAATCCGTATGGCCCCCCACCGGATGCAGTCCCAACCTCCTTGATGGATGAAGGGGCTAGCTCAGAGAAGAAGAGGCAGTCTTCAGCAGACGGGTCCCAGCCTCCAAAGAAGAAACCTAAAACGACCAATATAGAGCTCCAAGGAGTGCCGAATGACG AAGTCCATCCACTGCTGGGTGTGAAGGGGGATGGCAAATccaagaagaagcaagcaggCCGGCCTAAAGGATCAAAAG CAGGAGGAGCAATCTCAGAACTGCTATGA
- the Rbbp5 gene encoding retinoblastoma-binding protein 5 isoform X4, with protein sequence MNLELLESFGQNYPEEADGTLDCISMALTCTFNRWGTLLAVGCNDGRIVIWDFLTRGIAKIISAHIHPVCSLCWSRDGHKLVSASTDNIVSQWDVLSGDCDQRFRFPSPILKVQYHPRDQNKVLVCPMKSAPVMLTLSDSKHVVLPVDDDSDLNVVASFDRRGEYIYTGNAKGKILVLKTDSQDLVASFRVTTGTSNTTAIKSIEFARKGSCFLINTADRIIRVYDGREILTCGRDGEPEPMQKLQDLVNRTPWKKCCFSGDGEYIVAGSARQHALYIWEKSIGNLVKILHGTRGELLLDVAWHPVRPIIASISSGVVSIWAQNQVENWSAFAPDFKELDENVEYEERESEFDIEDEDKSEPEQTGADAAEDEEVDVTSVDPIAAFCSRRP encoded by the exons ATGAACCTCGAGTTGCTGG AGTCCTTTGGACAGAACTATCCAGAG GAAGCTGATGGAACTTTGGATTGCATCAGCATGGCCCTGACTTGCACCTTTAACAGGTGGGGCACACTGCTTGCTGTTGGCTGTAACGATGGCCGAATTGTTATTTGGGATTTCTTGACAAGAGGCATTGCTAAAATAATTAGTGCACACATCCATCCAGTCTGTTCTTTGTG TTGGAGTCGAGATGGTCATAAGCTCGTGAGTGCTTCTACAGATAACATAGTGTCACAGTGGGATGTTCTTTCTGGAGATTGCGACCAGAGGTTTCGATTCCCTTCACCCATCTTAAAAGTCCAATATCATCCTCGAGATCA gaacaaGGTTCTCGTGTGTCCCATGAAATCTGCTCCTGTCATGTTGACCCTTTCAGATTCCAAACATGTTGTTCTGCCGGTAGACGATGACTCGGATTTGAACGTGGTGGCATCTTTTGATAGGCGAGGGGAATATATTTATACAGGAAATGCAAAAGGCAAG ATCTTGGTCCTAAAAACAGACTCTCAGGATCTTGTTGCTTCCTTCAGAGTAACAACGGGAACAAGCAATACCACAGCCATTAAGTCTATTGAGTTTGCCCGAAAGGGGAG ttgcttcctgatTAACACAGCAGATCGAATAATCAGAGTTTATGACGGCAGAGAGATTTTAACGTGTGGACGGGACGGAGAGCCTGAGCCTATGCAGAAACTGCAGGACTTGGTGAACAG GACTCCATGGAAAAAATGTTGCTTCTCTGGGGATGGGGAGTACATAGTGGCAGGCTCAGCGAGGCAGCATGCGCTGTATATCTGGGAAAAGAGCATTGGCAATCTGGTGAAGATCTTGCATGGGACCAGAGGGGAGCTCCTGCTGGACGTGGCT TGGCATCCAGTTCGACCCATCATAGCTTCTATTTCTAGTGGAGTGGTGTCCATTTGGGCCCAAAATCAAGTA GAAAATTGGAGTGCATTTGCACCAGATTTCAAAGAGttggatgaaaatgtagaatatgaGGAAAGAGAATCAGAATTTGATATTGAGGACGAAGATAAGAGTGAGCCTGAGCAAACAG GGGCTGATGCTGCTGAAGATGAGGAAGTGGATGTCACCAGTGTGGATCCCATTGCTGCCTTCTGTAGCAG AAGACCCTGA
- the Rbbp5 gene encoding retinoblastoma-binding protein 5 isoform X2 produces MNLELLESFGQNYPEEADGTLDCISMALTCTFNSWSRDGHKLVSASTDNIVSQWDVLSGDCDQRFRFPSPILKVQYHPRDQNKVLVCPMKSAPVMLTLSDSKHVVLPVDDDSDLNVVASFDRRGEYIYTGNAKGKILVLKTDSQDLVASFRVTTGTSNTTAIKSIEFARKGSCFLINTADRIIRVYDGREILTCGRDGEPEPMQKLQDLVNRTPWKKCCFSGDGEYIVAGSARQHALYIWEKSIGNLVKILHGTRGELLLDVAWHPVRPIIASISSGVVSIWAQNQVENWSAFAPDFKELDENVEYEERESEFDIEDEDKSEPEQTGADAAEDEEVDVTSVDPIAAFCSSDEELEDSKALLYLPIAPEVEDPEENPYGPPPDAVPTSLMDEGASSEKKRQSSADGSQPPKKKPKTTNIELQGVPNDEVHPLLGVKGDGKSKKKQAGRPKGSKGKEKDSPFKPKLYKGDRGLPLEGSTKGKVQAGLSQPLAAGGAISELL; encoded by the exons ATGAACCTCGAGTTGCTGG AGTCCTTTGGACAGAACTATCCAGAG GAAGCTGATGGAACTTTGGATTGCATCAGCATGGCCCTGACTTGCACCTTTAACAG TTGGAGTCGAGATGGTCATAAGCTCGTGAGTGCTTCTACAGATAACATAGTGTCACAGTGGGATGTTCTTTCTGGAGATTGCGACCAGAGGTTTCGATTCCCTTCACCCATCTTAAAAGTCCAATATCATCCTCGAGATCA gaacaaGGTTCTCGTGTGTCCCATGAAATCTGCTCCTGTCATGTTGACCCTTTCAGATTCCAAACATGTTGTTCTGCCGGTAGACGATGACTCGGATTTGAACGTGGTGGCATCTTTTGATAGGCGAGGGGAATATATTTATACAGGAAATGCAAAAGGCAAG ATCTTGGTCCTAAAAACAGACTCTCAGGATCTTGTTGCTTCCTTCAGAGTAACAACGGGAACAAGCAATACCACAGCCATTAAGTCTATTGAGTTTGCCCGAAAGGGGAG ttgcttcctgatTAACACAGCAGATCGAATAATCAGAGTTTATGACGGCAGAGAGATTTTAACGTGTGGACGGGACGGAGAGCCTGAGCCTATGCAGAAACTGCAGGACTTGGTGAACAG GACTCCATGGAAAAAATGTTGCTTCTCTGGGGATGGGGAGTACATAGTGGCAGGCTCAGCGAGGCAGCATGCGCTGTATATCTGGGAAAAGAGCATTGGCAATCTGGTGAAGATCTTGCATGGGACCAGAGGGGAGCTCCTGCTGGACGTGGCT TGGCATCCAGTTCGACCCATCATAGCTTCTATTTCTAGTGGAGTGGTGTCCATTTGGGCCCAAAATCAAGTA GAAAATTGGAGTGCATTTGCACCAGATTTCAAAGAGttggatgaaaatgtagaatatgaGGAAAGAGAATCAGAATTTGATATTGAGGACGAAGATAAGAGTGAGCCTGAGCAAACAG GGGCTGATGCTGCTGAAGATGAGGAAGTGGATGTCACCAGTGTGGATCCCATTGCTGCCTTCTGTAGCAG TGATGAAGAGCTGGAAGATTCAAAGGCTCTATTGTATTTACCCATTGCCCCTGAGGTAGAAGACCCTGAAGAGAATCCGTATGGCCCCCCACCGGATGCAGTCCCAACCTCCTTGATGGATGAAGGGGCTAGCTCAGAGAAGAAGAGGCAGTCTTCAGCAGACGGGTCCCAGCCTCCAAAGAAGAAACCTAAAACGACCAATATAGAGCTCCAAGGAGTGCCGAATGACG AAGTCCATCCACTGCTGGGTGTGAAGGGGGATGGCAAATccaagaagaagcaagcaggCCGGCCTAAAGGATCAAAAGGTAAAGAGAAAGATTCTCCATTTAAACCGAAACTCTACAAAGGGGACAGAGGTTTACCTCTGGAAGGATCAACGAAGGGTAAAGTGCAGGCGGGACTCAGCCAGCCCTTGGCAG CAGGAGGAGCAATCTCAGAACTGCTATGA
- the Rbbp5 gene encoding retinoblastoma-binding protein 5 isoform X3, whose product MNLELLESFGQNYPEEADGTLDCISMALTCTFNSWSRDGHKLVSASTDNIVSQWDVLSGDCDQRFRFPSPILKVQYHPRDQNKVLVCPMKSAPVMLTLSDSKHVVLPVDDDSDLNVVASFDRRGEYIYTGNAKGKILVLKTDSQDLVASFRVTTGTSNTTAIKSIEFARKGSCFLINTADRIIRVYDGREILTCGRDGEPEPMQKLQDLVNRTPWKKCCFSGDGEYIVAGSARQHALYIWEKSIGNLVKILHGTRGELLLDVAWHPVRPIIASISSGVVSIWAQNQVENWSAFAPDFKELDENVEYEERESEFDIEDEDKSEPEQTGADAAEDEEVDVTSVDPIAAFCSSDEELEDSKALLYLPIAPEVEDPEENPYGPPPDAVPTSLMDEGASSEKKRQSSADGSQPPKKKPKTTNIELQGVPNDEVHPLLGVKGDGKSKKKQAGRPKGSKAGGAISELL is encoded by the exons ATGAACCTCGAGTTGCTGG AGTCCTTTGGACAGAACTATCCAGAG GAAGCTGATGGAACTTTGGATTGCATCAGCATGGCCCTGACTTGCACCTTTAACAG TTGGAGTCGAGATGGTCATAAGCTCGTGAGTGCTTCTACAGATAACATAGTGTCACAGTGGGATGTTCTTTCTGGAGATTGCGACCAGAGGTTTCGATTCCCTTCACCCATCTTAAAAGTCCAATATCATCCTCGAGATCA gaacaaGGTTCTCGTGTGTCCCATGAAATCTGCTCCTGTCATGTTGACCCTTTCAGATTCCAAACATGTTGTTCTGCCGGTAGACGATGACTCGGATTTGAACGTGGTGGCATCTTTTGATAGGCGAGGGGAATATATTTATACAGGAAATGCAAAAGGCAAG ATCTTGGTCCTAAAAACAGACTCTCAGGATCTTGTTGCTTCCTTCAGAGTAACAACGGGAACAAGCAATACCACAGCCATTAAGTCTATTGAGTTTGCCCGAAAGGGGAG ttgcttcctgatTAACACAGCAGATCGAATAATCAGAGTTTATGACGGCAGAGAGATTTTAACGTGTGGACGGGACGGAGAGCCTGAGCCTATGCAGAAACTGCAGGACTTGGTGAACAG GACTCCATGGAAAAAATGTTGCTTCTCTGGGGATGGGGAGTACATAGTGGCAGGCTCAGCGAGGCAGCATGCGCTGTATATCTGGGAAAAGAGCATTGGCAATCTGGTGAAGATCTTGCATGGGACCAGAGGGGAGCTCCTGCTGGACGTGGCT TGGCATCCAGTTCGACCCATCATAGCTTCTATTTCTAGTGGAGTGGTGTCCATTTGGGCCCAAAATCAAGTA GAAAATTGGAGTGCATTTGCACCAGATTTCAAAGAGttggatgaaaatgtagaatatgaGGAAAGAGAATCAGAATTTGATATTGAGGACGAAGATAAGAGTGAGCCTGAGCAAACAG GGGCTGATGCTGCTGAAGATGAGGAAGTGGATGTCACCAGTGTGGATCCCATTGCTGCCTTCTGTAGCAG TGATGAAGAGCTGGAAGATTCAAAGGCTCTATTGTATTTACCCATTGCCCCTGAGGTAGAAGACCCTGAAGAGAATCCGTATGGCCCCCCACCGGATGCAGTCCCAACCTCCTTGATGGATGAAGGGGCTAGCTCAGAGAAGAAGAGGCAGTCTTCAGCAGACGGGTCCCAGCCTCCAAAGAAGAAACCTAAAACGACCAATATAGAGCTCCAAGGAGTGCCGAATGACG AAGTCCATCCACTGCTGGGTGTGAAGGGGGATGGCAAATccaagaagaagcaagcaggCCGGCCTAAAGGATCAAAAG CAGGAGGAGCAATCTCAGAACTGCTATGA
- the Tmem81 gene encoding transmembrane protein 81 precursor: protein MKAVATVFICGSLVLITYLPLVVTSPQTLAIPEKLRQAVGRVVVNATACSVTCGLGYKEETSCEVGPDGVRRDCRSQRLECLTNWICGMLHFTIIQRQQFELNCLSSDILTKGQEAFRFTWKLARGIISTNDELFKPFRANSPFLRFKPAYESDSGTYRCDVQQLKNLKLVKRLYFGLRVLPPKLVNLNFQQSLTEDQKLAEEGWEVHLDNQSQPHLPGWRKKVSLALGVGIAAGVVGGVLVNVALCRVLGGTGGNGNLSSL, encoded by the coding sequence ATGAAGGCTGTGGCCACCGTTTTTATCTGTGGGAGCCTGGTATTGATAACCTACCTGCCTTTGGTGGTGACGTCACCTCAAACACTGGCCATCCCTGAGAAGCTACGACAAGCTGTGGGGAGAGTCGTCGTCAACGCCACAGCATGCAGTGTTACCTGCGGCCTCGGCTACAAGGAAGAGACGAGCTGTGAGGTGGGTCCCGATGGAGTGAGGAGGGACTGCAGATCCCAGCGTTTGGAGTGTCTGACCAACTGGATCTGCGGAATGCTTCATTTCACCATTATCCAGAGGCAGCAGTTCGAGCTGAACTGTCTCAGCTCAGACATCCTGACGAAAGGGCAGGAGGCTTTCCGCTTCACCTGGAAGCTCGCTCGGGGCATCATCTCTACTAACGACGAGCTCTTTAAACCCTTCCGAGCCAACTCCCCCTTTCTACGATTCAAACCGGCCTACGAGTCTGACTCTGGGACGTATCGATGTGATGTGCAGCAGCTAAAGAACTTGAAACTTGTCAAGAGGCTCTATTTTGGCCTGAGGGTCCTTCCTCCGAAGTTGGTAAACCTAAATTTCCAACAGTCCCTTACAGAGGATCAGAAGTTGGCAGAGGAGGGCTGGGAAGTTCATCTCGACAACCAGTCTCAGCCTCACCTCCCAGGGTGGCGAAAGAAAGTGTCATTGGCTTTGGGTGTAGGGATCGCCGCTGGAGTGGTCGGAGGTGTGTTGGTGAACGTTGCTCTCTGCAGGGTCCTGGGAGGGACCGGTGGCAATGGGAACCTCAGCAGCTTATAA